A single region of the Runella slithyformis DSM 19594 genome encodes:
- a CDS encoding tyrosine-type recombinase/integrase produces the protein MKENLSLQTIPATSTQIQITETLAGKVADYARKGLEGSANTQRAYKSDLKYFKEWCIENGQNELPASATTLAAYVSHLADTHKWASINRKLAAIRKLHELNNLDLPTKEKVFRAVMEGIKRTNGVRQKQAPAFKMKELKTILLGIGTTTNAGLRDKCLLLVGFTGAYRRSELVSLNIENVNFNDDGAIISLSKSKTNQYGEAEEKAFFYSPEVDFCPVRNLKQWINRLGRPTGPLFVRVRKGDKITEERLNDMTVYETVKKYMGERYSAHSLRASFITIAKINGADDSEIMRQSKHKTSLMIQRYTRIEDIKQHNAATKLGL, from the coding sequence ATGAAAGAGAACCTTAGCCTTCAAACGATACCTGCAACTTCAACCCAAATACAAATCACCGAAACTCTTGCCGGCAAAGTTGCTGATTATGCCCGTAAAGGGTTGGAGGGATCAGCCAATACCCAACGGGCGTATAAATCAGATTTAAAATACTTCAAAGAATGGTGCATTGAAAACGGGCAAAATGAATTGCCCGCCTCGGCCACAACCTTGGCGGCTTATGTATCGCACTTAGCAGATACTCACAAATGGGCGAGCATTAATCGGAAATTAGCAGCCATCCGTAAACTACATGAATTAAACAATCTGGACCTGCCCACCAAAGAAAAAGTTTTTCGAGCCGTCATGGAAGGAATAAAACGAACAAACGGTGTACGTCAAAAACAGGCTCCTGCCTTTAAGATGAAGGAGCTGAAAACTATTTTGTTGGGAATAGGTACAACCACCAACGCAGGATTGCGAGATAAATGTCTTCTGTTAGTGGGTTTTACAGGAGCATACCGGCGGTCGGAATTAGTGAGTCTAAACATTGAAAACGTGAATTTTAACGACGACGGAGCCATTATCTCGTTGTCAAAAAGCAAAACCAATCAATATGGCGAAGCCGAGGAAAAAGCCTTTTTTTATAGTCCGGAGGTCGATTTTTGTCCCGTTCGGAACTTGAAACAGTGGATAAATCGCTTGGGAAGACCGACCGGACCTCTGTTTGTCCGAGTTCGTAAAGGAGACAAAATCACGGAGGAGCGTCTGAATGATATGACGGTGTATGAAACGGTAAAAAAATATATGGGCGAACGTTATTCCGCTCACTCTTTACGAGCCTCTTTTATCACGATTGCCAAAATCAACGGAGCAGATGATTCAGAAATTATGCGGCAAAGTAAACACAAAACAAGTTTAATGATCCAACGGTATACCCGCATCGAAGACATAAAACAGCACAACGCAGCAACAAAACTGGGGCTTTGA